The Humulus lupulus chromosome 3, drHumLupu1.1, whole genome shotgun sequence genome window below encodes:
- the LOC133822955 gene encoding UDP-sugar pyrophosphorylase isoform X2, whose protein sequence is MASTLQSTAHGLSNLYITCGDFASSVPNLQKNLHLLSPHQVEIAKTLLELGQTHLFEHWAEPGVDDDEKINFFDQVSLLNANYPGGLESYIKTARELLADSKAGKNPFDGFTPSVPEGDILTFGDDNFIKFEETGIREVQRAAFVLVAGGLGERLGYNGIKVALPRETTTGTCFLQHYIESVLALQEASYSLTQGKKKIPFVIMTSDDTHSRTLHLLESNSYFGMEPTQVKLLKQEKVACLDDNEARLAVDPHNKYRIQTKPHGHGDVHSLLFSSGLLNVWHDAGLRWVLFFQDTNGLLFNAIPAAIGVSATRQYHVNSLTVPRKAKEAIGGITRLTHVDGRTMVINVEYNQLDPLLRATGHPDGDVNCETGYSPYPGNINQLILELGPYIEELTKTKGGIKEFVNPKYKDASKTSFKSSTRLECMMQDYPKTLPPTARVGFTVMDAWFAYAPVKNNPEDAAKVPKGNPYHSATSGEMAIYRANSLILKKAGVRIADPVPEVFNGQEVEVWSRITWKPQWGLTFSDIKKKVSGSCSISQRSTMILKGRNVFVEDLSLDGALVIDVVEDVEVKVGGSVQNKGWTFEKVDHKDTSVAEELRIRGFRIKRVEQLEKNYSEPGMFILNP, encoded by the exons atggCTTCCACCCTCCAATCCACAGCTCACGGACTCTCCAACCTCTATATCACTTGTGGCGATTTCGCATCTTCTGTGCCCAATCTTCAGAAGAATCTCCACCTTCTTTCTCCTCACCAG GTTGAGATTGCCAAGACGTTGTTGGAGTTGGGACAGACTCATTTGTTCGAGCATTGGGCGGAACCAGGGGTTGATGACGATGAAAAGATAAATTTCTTTGATCAG GTGAGTCTGCTTAATGCAAACTACCCTGGTGGTTTGGAATCATATATTAAAACTGCTAGAGAACTCTTAGCAGATTCAAAGGCTGGGAAGAACCCATTCGATGGATTCACACCTTCG GTTCCTGAAGGTGATATCTTAACTTTTGGTGATGATAACTTCATCAAATTCGAGGAAACAGGCATTAGGGAAGTTCAGAGAGCTGCATTTGTTCTTGTTGCTGGTGGTCTTGGGGAACGTTTAGGCTACAATGGAATTAAG GTGGCTCTTCCAAGAGAGACTACGACAGGAACTTGCTTTTTACAACATTACATTGAATCTGTTTTGGCTCTCCAAGAAGCTAGCTATAGCCTCACGCAAG gtaaaaaaaaaattccttttgTAATAATGACATCAGATGACACACATTCTCGCACTCTGCACCTTTTAGAATCAAATTCTTATTTTGGGATGGAACCTACGCAAGTAAAGCTTCTGAAGCAG GAAAAAGTTGCATGCTTAGATGATAATGAAGCCAGGCTTGCAGTGGATCCACATAACAAGTACAGGATTCAG ACTAAACCTCATGGTCATGGCGATGTGCATTCCCTTCTGTTTTCTAGTGGCCTACTAAATGTTTG GCATGATGCTGGTTTGAGATGGGTTCTATTTTTTCAAGATACAAATGGACTTCTTTTCAAT GCAATTCCAGCAGCAATAGGTGTCAGTGCTACCAGACAGTATCATGTTAACTCCCTCACTGTTCCTCGCAAAGCAAAAGAAGCCATAGGCGGGATTACCCGACTTACTCATGTTGATG GGAGGACAATGGTCATAAATGTGGAATACAACCAGCTTGATCCTCTGCTTAGAGCCACTGGACATCCTGATGGAGATGTGAACTGTGAGACTGGCTATTCTCCTTACCCAGGAAATATAAACCAA TTGATATTGGAACTTGGCCCCTACATCGAGGAGCTCACAAAAACCAAAGGTGGAATAAAGGAGTTTGTAAACCCAAA GTACAAAGATGCCAGCAAAACTTCATTTAAATCTTCAACACGGCTGGAGTGCATGATGCAGGATTATCCAAAAACCCTGCCTCCAACAGCTAGGGTTGGATTTACG GTAATGGATGCATGGTTTGCGTATGCACCTGTGAAGAACAACCCCGAGGATGCTGCTAAG GTACCAAAGGGAAATCCATATCATAGTGCCACTTCCGGAGAAATGGCCATCTATCGTGCTAATAGTCTAATCCTTAAAAAG GCCGGTGTTCGTATAGCTGATCCGGTACCAGAGGTCTTTAATGGACAAGAAGTTGAAGTGTGGTCTCGTATCACATGGAAGCCTCAATGGGGTCTCACGTTTTCTGATATCAAAAAGAAAGTTAGTGGTAGTTGCTCAATTTCTCAAAGGTCTACTATGATTCTTAAGGGCCGCAATGTATTTGTGGAAGATCTATCCCTAGATGGCGCTCTTGTCATTGATGTCGTTGAAGATGTAGAG GTAAAAGTAGGAGGTTCGGTACAAAACAAGGGTTGGACCTTTGAAAAGGTAGATCATAAAGATACTTCAGTAGCTGAGGAATTAAGAATAAGAGGTTTCAGAATCAAAAGAGTCGAGCAGCTGGAAAAGAATTACAGTGAGCCTGGCATGTTCATCTTGAATCCTTGA
- the LOC133822955 gene encoding UDP-sugar pyrophosphorylase isoform X1, translating to MASTLQSTAHGLSNLYITCGDFASSVPNLQKNLHLLSPHQVEIAKTLLELGQTHLFEHWAEPGVDDDEKINFFDQVSLLNANYPGGLESYIKTARELLADSKAGKNPFDGFTPSVPEGDILTFGDDNFIKFEETGIREVQRAAFVLVAGGLGERLGYNGIKVALPRETTTGTCFLQHYIESVLALQEASYSLTQGEGKKKIPFVIMTSDDTHSRTLHLLESNSYFGMEPTQVKLLKQEKVACLDDNEARLAVDPHNKYRIQTKPHGHGDVHSLLFSSGLLNVWHDAGLRWVLFFQDTNGLLFNAIPAAIGVSATRQYHVNSLTVPRKAKEAIGGITRLTHVDGRTMVINVEYNQLDPLLRATGHPDGDVNCETGYSPYPGNINQLILELGPYIEELTKTKGGIKEFVNPKYKDASKTSFKSSTRLECMMQDYPKTLPPTARVGFTVMDAWFAYAPVKNNPEDAAKVPKGNPYHSATSGEMAIYRANSLILKKAGVRIADPVPEVFNGQEVEVWSRITWKPQWGLTFSDIKKKVSGSCSISQRSTMILKGRNVFVEDLSLDGALVIDVVEDVEVKVGGSVQNKGWTFEKVDHKDTSVAEELRIRGFRIKRVEQLEKNYSEPGMFILNP from the exons atggCTTCCACCCTCCAATCCACAGCTCACGGACTCTCCAACCTCTATATCACTTGTGGCGATTTCGCATCTTCTGTGCCCAATCTTCAGAAGAATCTCCACCTTCTTTCTCCTCACCAG GTTGAGATTGCCAAGACGTTGTTGGAGTTGGGACAGACTCATTTGTTCGAGCATTGGGCGGAACCAGGGGTTGATGACGATGAAAAGATAAATTTCTTTGATCAG GTGAGTCTGCTTAATGCAAACTACCCTGGTGGTTTGGAATCATATATTAAAACTGCTAGAGAACTCTTAGCAGATTCAAAGGCTGGGAAGAACCCATTCGATGGATTCACACCTTCG GTTCCTGAAGGTGATATCTTAACTTTTGGTGATGATAACTTCATCAAATTCGAGGAAACAGGCATTAGGGAAGTTCAGAGAGCTGCATTTGTTCTTGTTGCTGGTGGTCTTGGGGAACGTTTAGGCTACAATGGAATTAAG GTGGCTCTTCCAAGAGAGACTACGACAGGAACTTGCTTTTTACAACATTACATTGAATCTGTTTTGGCTCTCCAAGAAGCTAGCTATAGCCTCACGCAAG GtgaaggtaaaaaaaaaattccttttgTAATAATGACATCAGATGACACACATTCTCGCACTCTGCACCTTTTAGAATCAAATTCTTATTTTGGGATGGAACCTACGCAAGTAAAGCTTCTGAAGCAG GAAAAAGTTGCATGCTTAGATGATAATGAAGCCAGGCTTGCAGTGGATCCACATAACAAGTACAGGATTCAG ACTAAACCTCATGGTCATGGCGATGTGCATTCCCTTCTGTTTTCTAGTGGCCTACTAAATGTTTG GCATGATGCTGGTTTGAGATGGGTTCTATTTTTTCAAGATACAAATGGACTTCTTTTCAAT GCAATTCCAGCAGCAATAGGTGTCAGTGCTACCAGACAGTATCATGTTAACTCCCTCACTGTTCCTCGCAAAGCAAAAGAAGCCATAGGCGGGATTACCCGACTTACTCATGTTGATG GGAGGACAATGGTCATAAATGTGGAATACAACCAGCTTGATCCTCTGCTTAGAGCCACTGGACATCCTGATGGAGATGTGAACTGTGAGACTGGCTATTCTCCTTACCCAGGAAATATAAACCAA TTGATATTGGAACTTGGCCCCTACATCGAGGAGCTCACAAAAACCAAAGGTGGAATAAAGGAGTTTGTAAACCCAAA GTACAAAGATGCCAGCAAAACTTCATTTAAATCTTCAACACGGCTGGAGTGCATGATGCAGGATTATCCAAAAACCCTGCCTCCAACAGCTAGGGTTGGATTTACG GTAATGGATGCATGGTTTGCGTATGCACCTGTGAAGAACAACCCCGAGGATGCTGCTAAG GTACCAAAGGGAAATCCATATCATAGTGCCACTTCCGGAGAAATGGCCATCTATCGTGCTAATAGTCTAATCCTTAAAAAG GCCGGTGTTCGTATAGCTGATCCGGTACCAGAGGTCTTTAATGGACAAGAAGTTGAAGTGTGGTCTCGTATCACATGGAAGCCTCAATGGGGTCTCACGTTTTCTGATATCAAAAAGAAAGTTAGTGGTAGTTGCTCAATTTCTCAAAGGTCTACTATGATTCTTAAGGGCCGCAATGTATTTGTGGAAGATCTATCCCTAGATGGCGCTCTTGTCATTGATGTCGTTGAAGATGTAGAG GTAAAAGTAGGAGGTTCGGTACAAAACAAGGGTTGGACCTTTGAAAAGGTAGATCATAAAGATACTTCAGTAGCTGAGGAATTAAGAATAAGAGGTTTCAGAATCAAAAGAGTCGAGCAGCTGGAAAAGAATTACAGTGAGCCTGGCATGTTCATCTTGAATCCTTGA